In the genome of Vicinamibacteria bacterium, the window CGAATTGTTCTCTCGACTTCTTGTCGACGTGCGGCGACCGAAGGACGGTGTACTTGTTCTTGACCGTGGGGAGGGGAATCGGCCCCGCGATCCGGGCACCGGTCCTCTTGGCTGTCTCCACGATCTCGTGAGTCGACTGGTCCAAAATTCGATAGTCGTAGGCCTTGAGCCGGATCCTGATCTTTTCGCTGATAACTGCCATTTCTTATGTTCTCTCCGCTCGAAAGCCCCTGGGCTTCATTCCAACACTTCGGTAATCGTCCCTGCGCCCACCGTCCGTCCACCCTCCCGGATCGCGAACCGCAGACCCTTCTCCATCGCGATCGGAGTGATCAGCTCGATCACAAGACTCGAGTTGTCGCCCGGCATCACCATCTCCA includes:
- the rpsJ gene encoding 30S ribosomal protein S10, which encodes MAVISEKIRIRLKAYDYRILDQSTHEIVETAKRTGARIAGPIPLPTVKNKYTVLRSPHVDKKSREQFEIRTHKRLLDIFEPTPQTVDALMRLDLPAGVDVEIKAFGKEHSK
- the tuf gene encoding elongation factor Tu (EF-Tu; promotes GTP-dependent binding of aminoacyl-tRNA to the A-site of ribosomes during protein biosynthesis; when the tRNA anticodon matches the mRNA codon, GTP hydrolysis results; the inactive EF-Tu-GDP leaves the ribosome and release of GDP is promoted by elongation factor Ts; many prokaryotes have two copies of the gene encoding EF-Tu), with protein sequence EMVMPGDNSSLVIELITPIAMEKGLRFAIREGGRTVGAGTITEVLE